The following are encoded together in the Armatimonadota bacterium genome:
- a CDS encoding Gfo/Idh/MocA family oxidoreductase, whose product MDELRIGMVGAGFAADFHALAYHDAKGVDARVVAVTSQREESRNAFASKFSVPHVCASLEEMLDTVDVDVIDLCVPTNVHLPMAQLAAQAGKHVVVEKPLTGYCGEPGQAPDENIGDTIPRAHMMDYVMGACDQMESVLRETGVKFMYAENWVYAPAVQKARRLMESSGGTVLRMVAEESHPGSHASYAKYWRLAGGGSLLRTGSHPVGGVCYMKQAEGLARKGAPIRPAHVMADTGFLTRIESFVEEPRKYLKTGLVDCEDFGVVIITFEDGSMAQVCSSDVVLGGIYNHLDVFLSTGRIQCRINPNDACMAYGPSEDSWGNEYLAEKISTRAGWNFASPDEHWASGYHQEIQDFVDCVVHDREPLSGWMLARDVVAVIFAAYVSASEGRRVEVPR is encoded by the coding sequence ATGGACGAATTGCGCATTGGCATGGTCGGAGCGGGTTTCGCCGCTGATTTTCATGCTCTCGCGTACCACGATGCCAAAGGCGTCGACGCCCGCGTCGTCGCTGTCACCTCCCAGCGCGAGGAGAGCCGCAATGCTTTCGCCTCGAAGTTCAGCGTTCCCCACGTCTGCGCATCCCTCGAGGAGATGCTGGATACCGTAGATGTGGATGTAATCGACCTGTGCGTGCCCACCAACGTTCACCTGCCCATGGCGCAACTCGCGGCGCAGGCGGGCAAGCATGTGGTCGTTGAGAAGCCCCTCACAGGTTATTGCGGCGAACCCGGACAGGCCCCTGACGAGAACATCGGCGACACGATCCCCCGTGCGCACATGATGGACTATGTGATGGGCGCCTGCGACCAAATGGAGAGTGTTCTGCGAGAGACCGGCGTGAAGTTCATGTATGCGGAGAACTGGGTCTACGCACCCGCGGTACAGAAAGCCCGCAGACTCATGGAATCCAGCGGGGGAACGGTGCTGCGCATGGTGGCTGAAGAGTCACACCCCGGGTCCCACGCATCCTACGCCAAGTATTGGCGGCTTGCGGGCGGCGGATCGCTCCTGCGCACCGGCTCCCATCCGGTGGGCGGGGTCTGTTACATGAAGCAGGCGGAGGGGCTCGCGCGCAAGGGCGCTCCGATCCGTCCGGCCCATGTCATGGCCGATACGGGTTTCCTGACGCGGATCGAGTCCTTCGTGGAGGAGCCGCGCAAGTATCTGAAGACAGGGCTTGTAGACTGCGAGGACTTCGGGGTGGTCATCATCACCTTCGAGGATGGCTCCATGGCACAGGTGTGTTCATCCGACGTGGTTCTTGGCGGCATCTACAATCATCTCGACGTATTCCTGAGCACGGGACGAATCCAGTGTCGCATCAACCCCAACGACGCCTGTATGGCATACGGTCCGTCTGAGGACTCCTGGGGCAATGAGTATCTGGCCGAGAAAATCTCCACACGCGCGGGCTGGAACTTCGCTTCGCCGGATGAGCACTGGGCCAGCGGGTATCACCAGGAGATACAGGATTTCGTGGACTGCGTCGTTCACGATCGGGAGCCGCTTTCGGGCTGGATGCTGGCGCGGGACGTGGTGGCGGTGATCTTCGCCGCGTACGTCTCCGCATCCGAGGGCCGACGGGTGGAGGTCCCGAGGTAG
- a CDS encoding amidohydrolase family protein translates to MFIDIHTHSILLNDPRQRAISRWTSPEELLSMWDDLGIDRGVVLPLVHHEIGMILQTTENVLDIQANYGDRIIPFCNLDPRWHYNRPDVDFTPVLEHYKELGCKGVGEMTANLWWDDDRVLNLLKHIEKARLPMIFHVASRDRGMYGLVDQLGLPKLEKVLGMFPELPFIGHSMAFWTAIDGGVTEDDWMGYPKGPVREGGRLIELLRRYDNLWCDISAGSGFNAISRDPEFGYWFLEEFSDRILFGTDICQAGQEVQQVDYLNSAVENGKITREAFEKITHTNAETLLGL, encoded by the coding sequence ATGTTCATTGACATCCACACCCATTCCATTCTGCTCAATGACCCCCGACAGCGCGCGATCAGCCGCTGGACTAGCCCCGAAGAGCTTCTATCCATGTGGGACGACCTGGGGATCGACCGGGGCGTTGTTCTGCCTCTGGTGCATCACGAAATCGGAATGATTCTGCAGACTACCGAGAACGTGCTGGACATCCAGGCGAACTATGGCGACCGCATCATCCCCTTCTGCAACCTGGACCCGCGCTGGCATTACAACCGGCCCGACGTGGATTTCACACCGGTGCTCGAGCACTACAAGGAACTTGGGTGCAAGGGGGTCGGCGAGATGACTGCCAATCTGTGGTGGGATGACGACCGAGTGCTGAACCTCCTGAAGCATATCGAGAAGGCGCGACTGCCCATGATCTTTCACGTCGCAAGCCGTGACAGAGGCATGTATGGCCTTGTGGACCAGCTCGGCCTGCCGAAGCTGGAGAAGGTGCTGGGAATGTTCCCGGAGCTGCCCTTTATCGGGCACTCGATGGCCTTCTGGACCGCCATCGACGGTGGCGTTACCGAGGACGACTGGATGGGCTACCCGAAAGGCCCGGTGCGCGAGGGGGGACGACTCATCGAGCTCCTGCGGCGCTATGACAACCTGTGGTGCGACATCTCCGCCGGCAGCGGGTTCAATGCCATCAGCCGCGACCCGGAATTCGGCTACTGGTTCCTGGAAGAGTTCAGCGACCGCATCCTGTTTGGCACCGACATCTGCCAGGCCGGGCAGGAAGTGCAGCAGGTCGATTATCTGAACTCGGCAGTGGAGAACGGCAAGATCACCCGCGAGGCATTCGAGAAGATCACTCACACCAACGCGGAAACATTGCTGGGTCTGTAA
- a CDS encoding beta-galactosidase, with protein MSRRAPVVMTTVVLAALGLVLPVSAQDMAELEVDHALTMDFPTPHTDWAQPYAYGKTRVLFFVDGRGVNPRECVEVMQRFEIEAEAVFWAQIVDSVETHWHGGATGERRMLNLLEKQWDAYVFLGLDLSNMSPEQQYKVLKPVTDGAGIVFVGANDARILKDQNKLTELPPFLAQGPVGEAFTVGKGRGIRLPKQPSIEYAPGWETVYDYWAQRLGNAILWAAGKEPKAQIALSIDKSTFARDEGAQITGQVTGTLLQGKAWVRKRYVSHTGEPVPIARIAMIEEVSSPGMVSERVPPLPAGDYHFDVWLRSDRGIESWASVPFTVTSSRKVSELKLHETWGEPGDSIAGTVSVEGEPLPAEVLQIELLDRRGRILAQRSVAPSNDPAQFDFTIEPWFPMLVTVRARLITKLDEVSRAWQFFRVCKRNRGRFNFLMWDVPRGTLAPYAEESLVKHSVTLQLAGGTPPPYLSAYNVAWVPYTTRIMAQRDADGIMKPFCWNDVEAVQAHVQQKAREYTGAREHGVFVYSLGDEVDTKGACLSPHCAEAYRVFLQEQYGTLDALNASWGTDFATWSEVGLADPKDSDEAVSLREKNYPRWFDRQAYKSWNFVKFCGAYKEAYRSIDPDSKTGFEGAGVLEHGDDLDLIIRNNEFWSPYPGMADEVVRSLAPRSFPRSNWMGYTKDADSLLQKYWRMVTRGCDSVWWWRWDCIGRFHGWLAPDLRPFPAVAEILEDTQIVRDGLGDLLLQSEMLDDGIAVLYSHPSVYAHNLDEGASYGGYAGSHSAVHTMVRELGMQFRYVSDRMLRLGEFDAHRYKVLILPRAEAIGDAEAEVIRNFAAGGGTVMADVRPGIYDGHCKPRDAGVLDDVFGIERTAKPAAQKVEVEGIGAVKADTGVRLTTGVAQVTADGAPLFIANKVGEGSAYMTNFDMSSYPRLDVADTPEEIAQETRDLFAKAGIFPRYRLVGENGLRERNVEIVRWANGSMEIVALFRTGGLQTNATMFLPQPRFVYDLRNRKSLGQVEHFPVTIIPNRATFLVLATRAVPEAGLTLEPSDVSRGTVATARISVPGAEGLHAFRIRVTNGGEHLDWLDQIVIAGEEAAEFPIPVAFNDPTGRWRIEATDLFTNEPVTEELAVR; from the coding sequence ATGTCGCGTAGAGCGCCGGTCGTCATGACCACGGTCGTATTGGCCGCGCTGGGCCTTGTCCTGCCCGTCAGCGCTCAGGACATGGCAGAACTGGAAGTCGACCACGCCCTGACAATGGACTTCCCCACCCCGCACACCGACTGGGCGCAGCCGTATGCCTACGGGAAGACCCGCGTGCTGTTCTTCGTAGACGGGCGCGGCGTCAACCCGCGCGAATGCGTGGAGGTCATGCAACGCTTCGAGATCGAGGCGGAGGCAGTCTTCTGGGCGCAAATCGTGGACAGCGTTGAGACCCACTGGCACGGCGGCGCAACCGGTGAGCGCCGTATGCTCAACCTGCTGGAGAAGCAGTGGGACGCCTACGTTTTCCTGGGGCTGGACCTGTCCAACATGTCCCCCGAGCAGCAGTACAAGGTGCTCAAACCCGTGACCGACGGCGCGGGGATCGTCTTCGTCGGCGCCAATGACGCGCGAATCCTCAAAGATCAAAACAAGCTCACAGAGCTTCCCCCGTTCCTCGCGCAAGGCCCGGTTGGTGAGGCGTTCACGGTGGGCAAAGGACGCGGAATCCGTCTGCCGAAGCAGCCGTCCATCGAGTATGCGCCGGGGTGGGAGACAGTCTACGACTACTGGGCCCAGCGCCTGGGCAACGCGATCTTGTGGGCCGCGGGCAAGGAGCCCAAGGCGCAAATCGCGCTGAGCATCGATAAGAGCACCTTCGCCCGTGACGAGGGCGCCCAGATCACCGGGCAGGTGACCGGTACGCTGCTGCAGGGCAAAGCATGGGTGCGAAAGCGCTACGTCAGCCACACGGGCGAACCTGTTCCCATTGCCCGGATCGCAATGATCGAGGAAGTGTCTTCCCCCGGGATGGTCTCTGAGCGCGTGCCCCCATTGCCCGCGGGAGACTACCATTTCGACGTCTGGTTGCGGAGCGACAGGGGGATCGAGAGCTGGGCGTCCGTTCCTTTCACCGTCACCTCGAGCCGCAAGGTCAGCGAACTCAAGCTTCATGAGACCTGGGGCGAGCCCGGCGACAGCATCGCGGGGACGGTCTCTGTCGAGGGCGAGCCGCTGCCCGCCGAGGTACTCCAGATTGAGCTTCTGGACCGGCGCGGGAGGATCCTGGCCCAGCGCTCGGTGGCTCCAAGCAATGATCCCGCGCAGTTCGATTTCACAATTGAGCCCTGGTTTCCCATGCTCGTGACGGTGCGGGCGCGGCTGATCACAAAGCTGGATGAGGTGTCCCGCGCATGGCAGTTCTTCCGGGTCTGCAAACGCAACCGGGGCCGGTTCAACTTCCTCATGTGGGACGTGCCGCGGGGCACGCTGGCCCCGTATGCGGAAGAGAGTCTGGTGAAACACTCGGTTACGCTGCAGCTCGCCGGCGGCACCCCGCCGCCGTACCTGTCCGCCTACAATGTCGCCTGGGTCCCCTATACCACACGAATCATGGCCCAGCGAGACGCGGATGGGATCATGAAGCCCTTCTGCTGGAATGACGTCGAGGCCGTGCAGGCGCATGTGCAGCAGAAGGCCCGGGAATACACTGGCGCGCGGGAACATGGGGTGTTCGTCTACTCCCTGGGCGATGAGGTGGACACCAAGGGCGCATGTCTGTCCCCGCACTGCGCCGAAGCCTACCGCGTGTTTCTCCAGGAGCAGTACGGCACGCTGGATGCGCTCAACGCCTCATGGGGGACGGACTTCGCCACTTGGAGCGAGGTCGGTTTGGCGGACCCCAAGGACAGCGATGAAGCGGTGTCGCTGCGCGAGAAGAACTACCCGCGGTGGTTCGATCGCCAGGCGTACAAGTCCTGGAACTTCGTGAAGTTCTGCGGCGCATATAAGGAGGCTTACCGAAGCATCGACCCCGATTCGAAGACCGGGTTCGAGGGCGCCGGGGTGTTGGAGCATGGCGACGATCTGGACCTGATCATCCGCAACAACGAGTTCTGGTCGCCCTACCCTGGAATGGCCGATGAAGTGGTGCGCTCCCTGGCGCCGCGCAGCTTCCCGCGCTCTAACTGGATGGGCTACACGAAAGACGCGGACTCCCTGCTGCAGAAGTACTGGCGCATGGTGACCCGCGGCTGCGACTCAGTGTGGTGGTGGCGTTGGGACTGTATCGGCCGGTTTCACGGGTGGCTTGCGCCTGATCTCCGGCCATTCCCGGCGGTGGCCGAGATCCTCGAAGATACCCAGATCGTGCGCGACGGACTGGGCGACCTTCTGCTCCAGTCCGAGATGTTGGATGACGGCATTGCAGTTCTGTACTCGCATCCGTCAGTGTACGCTCATAACCTGGATGAGGGCGCGAGTTACGGCGGATATGCGGGATCCCACAGCGCAGTGCATACCATGGTGCGGGAACTGGGCATGCAGTTCCGGTACGTAAGCGACCGCATGCTGCGCTTGGGCGAGTTCGACGCGCACAGGTATAAGGTGCTGATTTTGCCCCGTGCTGAAGCGATTGGTGACGCCGAAGCCGAGGTGATCCGCAACTTTGCCGCCGGCGGTGGCACGGTCATGGCCGACGTGCGACCGGGCATCTACGACGGTCACTGCAAGCCGCGGGATGCAGGGGTTTTGGACGACGTATTCGGCATTGAACGCACCGCGAAGCCTGCAGCCCAAAAGGTGGAGGTAGAGGGCATCGGCGCAGTCAAGGCCGACACCGGCGTGCGGTTGACAACGGGTGTGGCTCAGGTGACGGCAGACGGAGCGCCGCTTTTCATCGCGAACAAGGTCGGCGAAGGCTCGGCGTACATGACCAACTTCGACATGAGCAGCTACCCGCGGCTGGACGTGGCCGATACTCCCGAGGAGATCGCCCAGGAAACTCGCGACCTGTTCGCCAAGGCCGGCATCTTCCCCCGCTATCGTCTCGTGGGCGAGAACGGCCTGCGTGAACGAAATGTCGAGATCGTCCGTTGGGCGAACGGCAGCATGGAGATCGTGGCGTTGTTCCGCACCGGCGGCCTGCAGACGAACGCCACCATGTTCCTGCCCCAGCCGCGCTTCGTGTATGACCTGCGCAACCGCAAGTCTCTGGGGCAGGTGGAACACTTCCCGGTGACAATCATCCCCAACCGCGCCACGTTCCTGGTGTTGGCGACGAGGGCCGTCCCTGAGGCCGGCCTGACCCTCGAACCCTCCGATGTGTCCCGGGGGACCGTTGCGACGGCCCGCATATCCGTCCCGGGCGCCGAGGGCCTGCATGCCTTCCGCATCCGGGTCACCAACGGTGGCGAGCATCTGGACTGGCTGGATCAGATCGTGATCGCTGGCGAGGAAGCCGCAGAGTTCCCGATCCCAGTGGCGTTCAATGACCCCACCGGGCGCTGGAGAATCGAGGCGACAGACCTGTTCACGAATGAGCCCGTGACGGAGGAACTGGCGGTGCGGTGA
- a CDS encoding carbohydrate-binding family 9-like protein: protein MRKLIWLSALACLIPGIVCHAEDDYDIKVYPGARTYDRIIVDGKMTERSWEYAPLAGGFTYYDRPELVQPQTFLRVIYSTTHLIFGVRCDEPLMDKLTPVAQTRDAHAVFSTEAVEFFVDPKHSHGDYFQFAVNVAGSVYDSHLTEPSWNAKVEAATDLQADHWTIEIAIPWVDLGVRPEAGMVIGFNVCRDRLIGPQRHWSNWAQTKANFHDPERFAHLVLSPSAAILGKLGDEFRTGGRTGQIVIYTRQGFAHTTYRALAVNALQNLDGLLAALDAQAASENDELTQAELRRLAADYRAQTIPVREALTGKRKLDAAEWTRMDYQLNHLASQLSEAVWQARLNALLSQI from the coding sequence ATGCGAAAACTGATCTGGCTGTCTGCGCTGGCATGCCTGATCCCGGGCATCGTCTGCCACGCTGAAGATGACTACGACATCAAGGTATACCCGGGCGCGCGCACGTATGACAGGATCATCGTCGACGGAAAGATGACGGAGCGATCGTGGGAATATGCGCCCCTGGCCGGCGGGTTCACTTACTACGACCGTCCGGAGCTTGTCCAGCCCCAGACCTTCCTGCGAGTGATCTACAGCACGACCCACCTGATTTTCGGGGTCCGCTGCGATGAGCCGCTCATGGACAAGCTCACCCCGGTGGCACAGACTCGGGACGCCCACGCGGTGTTCTCCACGGAAGCGGTAGAGTTCTTCGTGGACCCGAAGCACAGCCACGGTGATTACTTCCAGTTCGCGGTGAACGTGGCCGGGAGCGTCTACGATTCCCACCTGACAGAACCCTCCTGGAACGCGAAAGTCGAGGCTGCGACGGACTTGCAGGCCGATCACTGGACGATCGAGATAGCCATCCCGTGGGTCGATCTGGGCGTCAGGCCCGAAGCCGGCATGGTCATCGGGTTCAATGTCTGCCGCGACCGGCTGATTGGCCCACAAAGACACTGGTCGAATTGGGCGCAGACGAAAGCCAACTTCCACGACCCGGAGCGTTTCGCCCACCTGGTCCTGTCACCATCGGCGGCGATCCTCGGCAAGCTGGGCGATGAGTTCCGTACGGGCGGCCGAACAGGGCAGATCGTGATCTACACGCGCCAGGGATTTGCGCACACCACCTACCGCGCCCTTGCCGTGAATGCTCTGCAGAACCTGGACGGGCTGCTGGCGGCGCTGGATGCGCAGGCGGCGTCCGAGAATGATGAACTGACCCAGGCCGAACTGCGACGTCTTGCCGCGGACTACCGGGCGCAGACCATCCCGGTGCGCGAAGCCCTCACAGGCAAGAGAAAACTGGACGCCGCCGAATGGACGCGTATGGATTACCAGCTCAATCATCTCGCGTCCCAGTTGAGCGAAGCCGTCTGGCAGGCGCGGCTGAATGCTTTGCTTTCTCAGATATAG
- a CDS encoding M28 family peptidase yields the protein MADPITSIIDTVSEENIRQWLYSLCEDPLPYRKLNYTLPGHEKCTLHEADDFIESKLREWGWQTERDETRVQAYRCDETKNIHHRYSPPAPEDPWYTAYNVYAKKIGSEKPEEIIVAIAHKDSQSWVDSPGANDNAVGTVGILEMARVLADYPTKRSLWFIWCNEEHTPWTSVTAAQTAKERGDNIIAVFNVDGIGRKSPEDTEAGMLTHCTGFTEPEGERIADLVLKTNEDYNLGLIASKFKREHPGDDDGSFVKAGYPAAVINIGCYPYKDPNYHLPGDRWDTVDVPNAALAVKLLTAAILRVDEGALEG from the coding sequence TTGGCTGATCCTATCACAAGCATCATCGACACTGTGTCCGAGGAAAACATCCGGCAGTGGCTGTACAGTCTGTGTGAGGACCCTCTGCCCTATCGCAAGCTCAACTACACACTGCCCGGACATGAGAAGTGCACCTTGCACGAGGCCGACGATTTCATCGAAAGCAAGCTCAGGGAGTGGGGCTGGCAGACGGAGCGCGACGAGACCCGGGTCCAGGCATATCGCTGCGATGAGACCAAGAACATCCACCACCGATACTCCCCGCCTGCCCCGGAGGACCCCTGGTACACTGCCTACAACGTGTACGCAAAGAAGATCGGCTCCGAGAAACCCGAGGAGATCATCGTCGCTATCGCCCACAAGGACTCCCAGAGTTGGGTGGACTCTCCCGGCGCAAACGACAACGCCGTTGGCACGGTGGGAATCCTGGAGATGGCCAGGGTACTGGCGGACTACCCCACAAAGCGCTCCCTGTGGTTCATCTGGTGCAATGAGGAGCATACCCCGTGGACCAGTGTCACCGCCGCGCAGACAGCGAAAGAGCGCGGCGACAACATCATCGCGGTCTTCAACGTTGACGGCATCGGCCGCAAGTCCCCCGAGGACACTGAGGCGGGTATGCTGACCCACTGCACCGGGTTCACCGAGCCGGAAGGGGAGCGTATCGCGGATCTGGTCCTCAAGACCAACGAGGACTACAACCTCGGGCTGATTGCGTCGAAGTTCAAACGCGAGCACCCCGGCGACGATGACGGGTCCTTCGTGAAAGCCGGTTACCCGGCGGCGGTGATAAACATCGGCTGCTACCCGTACAAAGACCCGAATTACCACCTTCCGGGCGACCGGTGGGATACCGTGGATGTGCCGAATGCCGCGCTGGCGGTAAAGCTGTTGACCGCCGCGATCTTGCGAGTGGACGAAGGTGCTTTGGAGGGCTGA
- a CDS encoding prolyl oligopeptidase family serine peptidase, translating to MLQINLMRRVREIEEQANALKFAMKTRQDALDYQAALRRKMRKVFGPLPKRTPLNAEVTGAFERDAYRVEKVLFESRPGFPVTGLLYIPKRHQLPCPGVLAPCGHSANGKACDAYQSFCQGLASKGYVVFQYDPMSQGERLQYPGKDGNSWVGGCCAEHNHAGRQQLLVGEFFGTWRAWDGIRACDYLLSRPEVDPTHLGITGNSGGGTLTTLICALDQRYTMAGPGCYVTTWRRNAENELPADAEQQPPFALQLGLDIDDFFGLHAPKPLILLTQQLDFFDQRGAQEAYQRLRHLYRLLGAEDNVAIFTGEGHHGYAQPLREAMYGFFNKACGKSEETSEEPPVTIEPDETLWVTKTGQVADLKPRPKNVFSFTKESAETLLQGRAPLSGDALRKELGKLLNMPRRKGVPEYRILRQSGRIEEYPRPFATTYVVETEADIQAIVYKLEDDALASPVPPGERAVLYVPHMSSDEDLRTDALARKLGADTARAFFAVDPRGIGESIPNTCDRDSYLNIYGSDYFYASYGLMLGEPTLGRRTHDILSVLDWMQSYGYEDVHIVGRGWGSLPATFAAVLDERITSVTLKNAPIAFSEWATQEDMRWPLSACLPYVLRILDLPDCYRELQKRNLRILEPWNARMERLTKSAGRKLLAAFGGPEGVIL from the coding sequence ATGCTGCAGATCAACCTCATGCGCCGGGTGCGAGAGATCGAGGAGCAGGCCAATGCTCTGAAGTTTGCCATGAAAACCCGACAGGACGCATTGGACTACCAGGCGGCCCTCCGACGCAAGATGCGCAAGGTGTTCGGCCCACTGCCCAAGCGCACGCCACTGAACGCCGAGGTCACGGGGGCTTTCGAGCGCGACGCGTACCGGGTCGAGAAAGTGCTGTTCGAAAGCCGCCCGGGCTTTCCCGTGACCGGCCTGCTGTACATACCCAAGCGCCACCAACTGCCCTGCCCTGGAGTACTCGCTCCCTGCGGGCATTCGGCCAACGGCAAGGCCTGCGACGCCTACCAGTCCTTCTGCCAGGGCCTGGCGAGTAAGGGTTACGTGGTATTCCAGTATGACCCCATGAGCCAGGGGGAGCGACTGCAATACCCTGGGAAAGACGGCAACTCGTGGGTGGGTGGGTGCTGCGCCGAACACAACCACGCCGGCCGGCAACAGTTGCTGGTGGGAGAGTTCTTCGGCACCTGGCGCGCCTGGGACGGCATACGCGCCTGCGACTATCTGCTAAGCCGGCCAGAGGTGGATCCCACGCACCTGGGCATCACTGGAAACTCCGGCGGGGGAACGCTGACAACCCTCATCTGCGCCCTGGACCAGCGCTATACCATGGCGGGCCCGGGCTGTTACGTCACCACCTGGCGCCGGAATGCCGAGAACGAACTCCCCGCCGACGCCGAGCAGCAGCCGCCCTTCGCTCTCCAGCTGGGTCTGGACATTGACGACTTCTTCGGTCTGCACGCGCCGAAGCCGCTGATCCTTCTGACGCAGCAACTTGACTTTTTCGACCAGCGCGGCGCACAGGAGGCCTACCAGCGCCTGCGCCATCTCTATCGGCTGCTCGGTGCGGAAGACAACGTTGCTATCTTCACCGGCGAGGGCCACCATGGCTACGCCCAGCCCCTTCGTGAGGCGATGTACGGATTCTTCAACAAGGCCTGCGGGAAGTCCGAAGAGACCAGCGAAGAGCCGCCGGTGACCATCGAGCCCGATGAGACCCTCTGGGTCACGAAGACCGGCCAGGTGGCAGATCTCAAGCCCAGGCCGAAGAACGTGTTCAGCTTCACGAAGGAGAGCGCTGAGACTCTCCTGCAGGGTCGTGCGCCGCTATCCGGGGATGCACTGCGTAAGGAACTGGGCAAGCTGCTGAACATGCCGAGACGCAAAGGCGTACCTGAGTACCGCATCCTGCGCCAGTCGGGACGGATCGAGGAATACCCGCGGCCCTTCGCCACTACTTACGTGGTTGAGACGGAAGCTGACATCCAGGCCATCGTGTACAAGCTGGAGGACGATGCTTTGGCTTCCCCCGTTCCACCCGGCGAGAGGGCTGTCTTGTACGTTCCGCACATGTCCAGCGATGAGGACCTGCGCACCGACGCGCTCGCCCGCAAGCTGGGAGCCGATACCGCCCGGGCTTTCTTCGCAGTGGACCCGCGCGGAATCGGCGAGTCCATCCCCAACACCTGCGACCGAGACTCGTACCTCAATATCTACGGCTCGGACTACTTCTACGCCTCATACGGCCTGATGCTGGGCGAACCGACCCTGGGCCGGCGCACCCATGACATCCTGTCCGTCCTGGATTGGATGCAGTCATACGGTTACGAGGACGTGCACATCGTCGGGCGCGGCTGGGGATCACTCCCGGCGACCTTCGCCGCGGTGCTGGATGAGCGCATTACATCGGTGACCCTGAAAAACGCGCCCATCGCTTTCTCCGAATGGGCGACGCAGGAAGACATGCGCTGGCCGCTCTCAGCCTGTCTGCCGTATGTGCTCAGAATCCTGGATTTGCCGGACTGCTACAGGGAACTTCAGAAACGGAATCTACGGATTCTTGAGCCCTGGAACGCGCGCATGGAGCGCCTGACTAAGAGTGCCGGTCGGAAGCTTCTCGCAGCATTTGGAGGGCCCGAGGGGGTAATATTGTAG
- a CDS encoding SGNH/GDSL hydrolase family protein: MHVAPLAVLMLFAVVFLITAAASDTPGADEAAIQARSLVSMGDTARLQHALAKARRGEKVVVAVIGGSITQGASAGAVEDRYGNIIAAWWRQRFPNAEVQFVNAGIGATGSNIAAHRAQDHLIKHKPDFVVIEFGVNDPNTELAAETLEGLVRQILREPNQPAAMLLFTMHRQGGNAQEWHSKIGRHYELPMVSFRDALWPEIEAGRMKWEDVEADEVHPNKRGHHYCAQFVNAVVAKVADALPPDGELPAIKPIPAPLISDTYEHTAILNSGNLAPLRAEGWTELPSCPFGPGWAADQPGSVLELSVPGTAVSLVFHRIKRDMGIVEAQIDDRPAVRMNAWFNADWGGYSACEMVGQDLGPGPHTLRITLLEERAEASGGNRFELQAVLAAGLSRPGPQ; encoded by the coding sequence ATGCACGTTGCTCCCCTGGCAGTCCTCATGCTGTTCGCAGTCGTCTTCCTGATCACAGCAGCGGCGTCAGATACCCCTGGCGCGGATGAAGCGGCGATCCAGGCCCGTTCACTGGTGAGCATGGGCGACACCGCACGCCTTCAGCATGCTCTTGCGAAGGCACGCCGCGGCGAGAAGGTGGTCGTTGCTGTCATCGGCGGATCGATCACTCAAGGAGCGTCTGCGGGCGCGGTGGAGGACCGCTACGGGAACATCATTGCCGCGTGGTGGAGGCAGCGTTTCCCGAACGCTGAGGTGCAGTTCGTCAACGCAGGTATCGGCGCTACCGGGTCGAACATCGCCGCCCACCGGGCGCAGGATCATCTTATCAAGCACAAGCCGGACTTCGTTGTCATCGAGTTCGGCGTAAATGACCCCAATACGGAACTCGCGGCGGAGACCCTCGAGGGTCTGGTTCGTCAAATCCTGCGGGAGCCCAACCAGCCCGCGGCCATGCTCCTGTTTACCATGCACCGCCAGGGCGGCAATGCACAGGAATGGCATTCGAAGATCGGTAGGCATTACGAACTGCCCATGGTGAGTTTCCGGGACGCGCTGTGGCCGGAGATTGAGGCCGGGAGGATGAAGTGGGAGGACGTGGAGGCCGACGAGGTTCACCCTAACAAGCGGGGCCACCACTATTGCGCCCAGTTCGTCAATGCGGTGGTTGCGAAAGTCGCTGACGCTCTGCCGCCGGATGGGGAACTGCCGGCAATCAAGCCAATCCCCGCACCGCTCATCAGCGACACCTACGAACACACCGCGATTTTGAACTCAGGAAACCTGGCGCCGCTGAGAGCCGAGGGGTGGACGGAACTGCCCAGCTGTCCCTTTGGGCCCGGCTGGGCAGCAGATCAGCCCGGGAGCGTCCTGGAACTGAGCGTCCCGGGCACTGCGGTATCGCTAGTCTTCCACCGGATCAAGCGCGATATGGGGATCGTTGAGGCACAGATCGATGATCGACCAGCGGTGCGCATGAACGCGTGGTTCAACGCTGACTGGGGCGGCTACTCGGCATGCGAGATGGTGGGGCAGGACCTGGGCCCCGGCCCGCACACGCTACGAATCACGCTCCTGGAGGAGCGCGCCGAAGCGAGCGGAGGGAACCGCTTTGAACTTCAGGCTGTACTCGCGGCTGGACTGTCCCGACCCGGGCCTCAATAG